TGGCGGCGCGGCATGTGCCCGGCGCGCTGGGCACCGACACCGGCGGTTCGATTCGACAGCCCGCGAGCCACTGCGGCGTGGTGGGGATCAAACCGACGTACGGCCGGGTGAGCCGCTACGGCCTGTTCGCCTACGCCTCCAGCCTGGACCAAGTCGGCCCCCTCGCCCGCACCGTGTATGACGCGGCGCTGTTGCTGCAAACCATCGCCGGCCCCGACCCGCGTGACGCCACCAGCGTCGACGAGCCGCTTTCGGACTATGTCGCCGCCGCCGGGCGTGGTGTGGACGGCCTGCGACTGGGCGTGCCGCGCGAGTATTTCGGGTCGGGTATCGCTCCGGATGTGGCGCGCGCGGTGCGCGAAGCGCTCTCCCTGCTCGAACGCCACGGCGCAACGTTGGTGGAAGTTTCGCTGCCGCACACCGAGGTTTGCGTGCCGGTCTATTACCTGCTCGCCGCAGCCGAGGCGTCCGCCAACCTGGCTCGCTACGACGGCGTGCGCTACGGGCACCGCAGCCCGGCGTCGCGGGACTTGTCCGCTCTGTACGGCAACACCCGGGCGGAAGGTTTCGGGCCGGAGGCGAAGCGCCGCATCTTGCTGGGCACCTTCGCGTTGTCGGCCGGGTACTACGACGCGTATTACGGCAAAGCGCAAAAAGCCCGCGCGTTGATTCGTCGCGATTTCGAAGATGCGCTGGCCGGGGTGGACGCGTTGGTCGGCCCCGTCGCGCCCGAAACCGCCGTCCGTCTGGGCGAGCGCGTCGACGACCCGGTGGCGATGTACCTCTCAGACGTGCTGACCATCGGCGTCAACCTGGCCGGGCTGCCCGCGCTGAGCGTCCCGCGGCGGGATTGCCCGTCGGCCTGCAGATCATCGGCGCGGCGTTCGACGAAGCCACGGTAATCCAAGTCGCCGGCGCGTACGAGTCGCTGGCCGGGCTCGACCTGCAACCGCCGGAGGCGTCGCCGTGAGTTGGGAGATGGTCATCGGCCTGGAAGTGCACGTGCAATTGGCCACGGCGACCAAGGCGTTTTGCCGGTGCCCGAACCGTTTCGGCGACGAACCCAATCGCAACGTCTGCCCGGTGTGCCTGGGCCTGCCCGGGGCGCTGCCGGTGGCAACGCGGGACATGGTCGAACAGGGCGCGCGCCTTGCCCTGGCGCTGGGCGCCGATGTGCGGGAGCATTCGGCCTGGGTGCGCAAGAACTACTTCTATCCGGACTTGCCCAAGGGGTATCAGATCACCCAATTCGAGTTCCCGCTGGCCGTCGGCGGCGAGTTGCCGCTGCGCGACGGGGACGGCCGCGTGACCGCCGTCGGTCTGGAGCGGCTGCACCTGGAGGAAGACGCGGGCAAGCTGCTGCACGGCGAGGGCGACGCGGCGGATTTTAGTTTCGTCGATTTCAATCGTTGCGGCGCGCCGCTGGTGGAAATCGTCTCCCGCCCGAACCTGCGGCGACCCGAGGACGCGGCGTCGTTCCTGCGCGAATTGCGCCGGCTGGTCGTGCGCCTCGGCGTTT
Above is a genomic segment from Candidatus Lernaella stagnicola containing:
- the gatA gene encoding Asp-tRNA(Asn)/Glu-tRNA(Gln) amidotransferase subunit GatA; its protein translation is MTTVDWTLRGMIQARREGRVTSRRLVEDALARIAAENPMLNAWLSVATEEALAAADDIDRRAAGGGHLPPLAGVPLGIKDNLNVRGQPARAASKILGGYVAPYESTVTARLREAGAILLGKTNLDEFGMGSSGEFSAFGPTRNPWDHQRVPGGSSSGSAVAVAARHVPGALGTDTGGSIRQPASHCGVVGIKPTYGRVSRYGLFAYASSLDQVGPLARTVYDAALLLQTIAGPDPRDATSVDEPLSDYVAAAGRGVDGLRLGVPREYFGSGIAPDVARAVREALSLLERHGATLVEVSLPHTEVCVPVYYLLAAAEASANLARYDGVRYGHRSPASRDLSALYGNTRAEGFGPEAKRRILLGTFALSAGYYDAYYGKAQKARALIRRDFEDALAGVDALVGPVAPETAVRLGERVDDPVAMYLSDVLTIGVNLAGLPALSVPRRDCPSACRSSARRSTKPR